One Octopus bimaculoides isolate UCB-OBI-ISO-001 chromosome 16, ASM119413v2, whole genome shotgun sequence genomic window, GTGAGTGTTGAATTGCGAAaaatgctcattattatattagatgacattgtaaggtagatgtAAAAGGCCAGATCcagccagtttgagcataaaacaaataGAGTATTTAGGTCAGATATGACTGTTTCAAGTGCTAAAGGCTTAAAGAGCACATTAGATATGCACAGTCTTGAAATAAACCATGAgattattatttctgtattaacccttcagcattcagattactgtgtcaaatgcaatatttctttatACACATCATTAtggaattaatcctgcattatctcatatcttttgagatttcagtgatttgattggttatttttagaatgacattgtagggtaggtgtaagaggccagagcTAGCCAGTTTAGACATATAAAACAGGCAGAGTATTTGAgttggatatggccggtttaaatgctaaagggttaaatgtatattttttttaaaactagattttaattaaaactgctAACGggctaaacatttatttttagagTTTCAGGTTGCAGTTTTACCACCTCCTCTCCTTCacatttttgcatattttgttttttgttattcgGCACTTATCAGTTGTTTGTTGTAGGAAGCCAGACAATCTAATGTTtggtggtaatggttgttgttgttgtagtggtttagtttttatttgttttttttttttcaatcattttttgttttgtttttttcaatcttttttttgttttttcttctcttttaaccAGGAtactaacagtaacaacaaagatCAGAAAAAAGTTGTGATAAAGCACGAGCCTGGTCAGCCATCCACTATATCTTCAGAACTattgcagcagaaacagcagcagcagcagcaacaacaacagcagcagcagcagcaacaacaacaacagcagcagcagcaacaacaacaacagcagcagcaacaacagcagcagcaacaacaacagcagcagcagcaactccaacaacaacaacagcagcaacaacacagtCTGCAGCAACAGCTTCAGCAACAACTTCAACACAAACAACTTCAaaaacaactacagcagcagcagcagcagcagcagcagaaacaacaacaacaacagttacaacaacagcagttgcaacagctccaacaacagcagcagcagcagcaacagcaacagttacagcaacaacagctgcaacagcagcagcaacagttgcaacagcagcagcaacagcaacagttgcaacagcagcagcttcaGACTGCCACTATTCAAGCTCTTGCACAATCATTTCAACAGTCTGCAGAACAATCCAGGTCGACCTCAGAACAGGCAACATCCTCCACTGCACCAGTTGTCAGTATTTTCCAAGCACGTGTAACACCACAATTATGTCAggtattttctattttttgggggggttttctTTGGTTGCCCTTCCTTCTTTCTTACCAACCTTTGTTTGGTTGTTTGCCCCTCCTATCTTACTTTCCTCAATCAATGCTCTAAGccttgtttattcctttgtcccTTCTTCAATCCTGCCTGCCCCAATCACAGCCAGACATTGTTTCTTGCTGCTCCCTCAATCCTCCCTGCCCCAATTATAGCCAGACCTTGTTTTTTTGTTGCTCTTCCCACTATCCTGCCTGTCCCAATCACAGCCAGGCATTGTTTGTTGCTCCTCCTTCAATCCTGCCTGCCCCAATCACAGCCACACATTTTTTGTTACCCTTCCTCAATCCTCCTTGCCCCAATCACAGCCAGACATTGTTTCTTGCTGCTCCCTCAATCCTCCCTGCCCCAATTATAGCCagatcttgtttgtttgttgctctTCCCACTATCCTGCCTGCCCCAATTACAGCCAGGCATTGTTTGTTGCTCCTCCTTCAATCCTGCCTGTCCCAATACAACTAGGCTTTGACTGTTTACCCTGCCCCAATTACAGCCAGGAATTGTTTGTTGCTCCTCCTTCAATCCTGCCTGCCCCAATTACAACCAGACATTGTTTGTTTCTTGCTCCTCCCACTATCCTGCCTGCCCCAATTACAGCCAGGCActgtttgtttgttgttcctcCCTGTATCCTTGCCCCAATACAACTAGGCTTTGACTGTTTACCCTGCCCCAATTACAGCCAGGAATTGTTTCTTGCTCCTCCCTCAATCCTCCCTACCCCAATCACAGCCAGACATTGTTTGTTTCTTGCTCCTCCCACTATCCTGCCTACCCCAATTACAGTCAggcattgtttgtttgttgctcCTTCTTCTATCCTGCCTGCCCTAATCACAGCCAGGAATTGTTTGTTGCTCCTCCCCCTATTCTGCCTGCCCCAATCACAACCAGGCACTGTTTGTTTGTTGCTCCTCCCTCTATCCTCCTTGCCCCAATCACAGCCAGACATTGTTTGTTTCTTGCTCCTCCCACTATCCTTCTCGCCCCAATTACAGCTTTCACCGCTGTGtgtttaagatgtttgctttgtaACCTCAAGGTTCTATGTTCAATTTCACTGTGCCAACATGTTTGGATttggcaagtgtcctctattGTTGCTTGAAGTTGACCTGTAGCTTCAGTGATATTCAGTAGATTGGTCACTGCACCAAAGctcatttgtgcatgtttgtgtgtcttatcACAAGCTTCAAcattgtttctgtctaccaaatccattcacaagactttggttggcctgaggctgtatagtagaagacatggtgccatgcagtgggactgaactcaaaattatGTAGTCGCAAATCcagcttcttatccacacagccatacctgtgtaaagacatttcttatttatttatatatattctgtgtagccatctggcttgccagtcctctgtcaaattgtccaacccatgccagcatggaaagcggacgttaaatgacgatgatggtgattctgttttgtatttctagtttgcttctctttctctctctctctctctctctcattccatttattttattttctcactgAACTGTTCTCTACAGACTGATAACTTTGGCCAATCCCAACATCAGCTTCTACAGACACAGCTCTTCCCAGCATTGGAACAAATTCAtcagttgcaacagcaacaacaaaacttacAGACACTTCagatacagcaacaacaacaacagcagcagcagcagcaacaacaacagcagcagcagcagcaacaattccagcaacaacaacagcaacaaccacaacaacaacaacaagttcaGATTCAAGTAAGTAAATTTTTAATGGcattttaacattttctcatAAATTGCTCTTCTGTTACCatgtttctaatgaaataattccttgtcttttgtttcaattaattttgaaagtaatgtagaatttagtaaaataactttgtcatattTAAGCtggaatatatattaacatttcagcgtgatcgttaccagcgtcgccttactggtacttgaaaaaacatttgagcgagatcattgccagtgcttctggactggctcctgtgcaggcggcacgtaaaatgcaccattttgagcatagccattgccagtaccgcctgactggccttcatgccagtggcacgtaaaagcacccactacacacttggagtggttggcgttaggaagggcatccagctgtagaaactttgccagatcagattggagcctggtgcagccttctggcttgccagtcctcagtcaaatcatccaacccatgccagcatggaaagcagacattaaacaatgatgatgaagaaattttgacagaaggtttttttttttattcagatcattttaaaataggaagtttgtgaCATAGAACCAGGATCAGAATAGGGGTCATGGTACGATAGGCAGGGgagggaagagacagagagaaaggggtggTGAGATGATGTTATAGTTGAGTAAGTTCCAGAGTACGGAAGGGAGACAGGTATAGTCTTTGGGGCGAGAGACAGATGGTGATGAATAAGGAGAAATAATCTTGTGGTCCAATGTAATGATCAGTGTAAAATATGGGAAGAGAGGATAGCATTTAGAATAAAGGGTCTGTCtcgacaaattccatctgactcatgcaaacaaTTGAAGTAGATGTTAAACctatgaacatgatgatgatgatataattcgTTATATATCTCTGTTTCAGCTGACAACAACCCAAGAAGTTAATAACAAACCACAAGCACAACACCAAACATCTGATTTCCATAACGAAACCATAAAACAACATCTTCAACATAAAGAATTTCAGCAGACAACCAGTTTGCATCAAAGCCAGCAGGATGCGGAGTTAACTAATGCATCCAACCTGAGAACTGCTGCTACAGAGACACACCCTTCTAACGGCGATGCTCTAGAATCAAACGTTTCAACTGTGCTCTCACAAGCAACTCTGCCCTCTCGGCTTGCTATGGTTGAGACATTTTCTGCTCAGTCCCTTACAACTCAGCAGCCCATTACATCATTCATCAAAGAGAACAACATCCAGTCTCAGCTGTCTTACTCCCAGCTGTATCAGTTCTCCAACAACACTGCTGCAACCAACACGTTATCGATTGCTGAAGAACACATTGCTACCACGGAACTCAACTCTGGCGCAAATTCAATATCGTTAAATTTTGAATCTAACTCTGCAGCTGAGCAAAAAAGTAggcatgaacaacaacaacaacaacagcaacaattagaacagcaacaacaaactttaatccaacaacagcaacaaactttacaccaacaacaacaacaacagactttacaacagcagcagcaacaacttcaacttacacaacaacaacaacaacaacagcagcagcaatcatCGCAACAACAAACACAGCATTCTGGATTTCAATCCGTACGTCAAGTTACAATGTCTTcactaaaaaatgaaaacaacaacatggAAGAGCTTTCTAAGCATAATATAAACAAGGACCCTTATATGTTTTCAAGTGGGAATGCTTCTCTCTTCTCATTCCCCCCAGGTAATACACTGCCCTATGACAACACTTTGCCTGATGATTTAAGCCATCGTTCTGGCACCGCTGGTCAATTCCAGCCAATTGGATGTGAGGACGAAAAAGACAAAGACCGACTTCTCTCTGAACTCGATGGAAGCACAGAAATGAAATCATTGAGTTCTATTCTGTTATCTGATTCTAGATCCTCATTGATGGATTTGGCAAGCCGAGCATTAGATTTGAATCAATTCAACAAAAACTGTGATGATCACAAACTTCAGCGCTCAAAAAGCGAGGACCATACTTTCATGAGGCCCCAGAATCGCAGTGAAGACGTCCCTTACAGACCACGAAGTCGAAATGAAGACCCTGTCACTAGTAGATGGCGTAACCAACCTGAAGAACAGTTGAAATCTGAAGGTGCTGGCATTTTCCGAAATCCAAACCTTGGAACAAGTCCGGTGAGAACAAAACGAAAACACCGACCTGCGCCACTTATCATACCGCCATATGTGAGCAATAGTGGTTTTCAGAGTAGACTCAGGTCCCCACGGGTACGTGATGGAAATGAAGTCCgcactctttctcctcctccctaTACACCTCCCCCCATGCTTAGCCCAGTCCGAAGTGGACCTGGTCTGTTCTGCAATATTCAAACATCTTATCGACCTGTTTCACCCAGGTTAAGCTCAAATATGAGTGCCCGCCTACCAATCTTAAACCGACGAAGTaagtattttggttttatttttccagttataagatttttttaaaattttttatagatatgtatttattttacactttttttttatttaactaattaagtatataaatattaatgactgTATAAAccatacatttagatataaatCATTATCAGATTACATGACATTTCATTAATTTAAGAACATTTAAACTGGCATAAGAATCATGTTTGGTTTATGAATGCAGTTTCCAAGtgaattttattttcaacatcCAGCTTCCatactggcaagggttggatggtttgacaatcTGATGAGATGAAGGACTGCATAGTGTTTCAGTATGGTACCTGTGGGCATTCATCTGCAGAAACCATGACAAAGTTGACATTCATATGCGATGCTGTGCTTCAACTTGTAACGACTTTTCCAAACTGCCTGACTTGACCCCATACCATCATCAAAGCCAGATATTAAGTGATGACAAATCAACAAATGCTCAGAAATATTGGATTATCAGGTTGGACATGTTATGAATAAAGTACGAGCAAAAattcccttcggtcatgaatgaccatgagactgcacctagaaagttcccttccaaagCATAAGTCTTGGCAAGGTTGtctatggaaggccagcagttgcccatgcataccaccctcccctctccacaccactgatgttatccaaaggaaaggcaaaggtcgatacagcttggcactagtaatatcgcagctcatttctacagctgagtgaactggagcaacgtgaaataaagtgtcttgctcaagaacacaacacaaagcctagtctggaaatcaaactcactacctcatgattgtgagcccaatgctctaaccactgagccatgtgtcttcacttatgaatatttattaatagGCATAGATAGAGCTGAGTGATGAGACAATATACTTCACAACAGTGTGACTCCTGCTATTGTCTCAGGCTAACCATTGTAGTGAAATTGATCAATGGAAgccatgttttatatatgtgtttgtgtgtgtgtgatagaaaatGGAGTGAGTGATATTCTTTATTTTAGATTATTgaaattgtagtgattttaaataaagaatattgttcacctcattttctatcatttatctactTTGGAATTCCTGATGTATATTCAGTAGCCAAAGcatttccactgtatgatgacatcCAGTAGCCAATAGTTGTGGACGAGCTTTGCATAGCATACAAGGTTTTTACCCAAATCCTGTTTAACTTAAatttatatgcacacgcatgtgtgcatgaaaggtgttatttctgcttcttgcatgGAATCATCTGAACAGTCAAAGAAAACCCTATTTTCATTTAATCTGATGTCTTGTAGCTCTGCAGTCTCCAACCAGTAGAATAAAGCTTTCCTTATTTATAAAACAGGAAAGGATCAATGGCAGGATGACTATCTGACTGTAAAAATACTGCTTCAAATAAATATTCATCCATCTTGTGCCAGCTAGGAAAAAAATGGTTGTCATGATTATAgaattatcaaaatattcaaagaaaaaaatatgactgaaaaaaatttggaaaatgaatgttcattttccaaatctttttcagttttttatttttatttgtttactaaataactgtcaaatgttttaacccttttgttactaactcggctgaaaccggctctggctctgtagtacaaatgtcttgttttcataagttttgaattaaaatcttccacctaaccttagtcacaatttatgttcctaacactagctgaatgataactaagttattttactaaattctttgttatatttaaaattaattgaaagaaacacagagcatctcaaacaaaatacagtaacgaaagggttaaatggtttgacatTTAGCAGGTGACATATATGAGaccataaaataatttgtattacACATAGAACCACGTTATATTGACAATCTAAGCATGGTAGTTTAATaacttcattataaatattaagagGTCTATTTAAACtatatttaaactatatttttGCAAGATGTTTAATTACTTAACAAGATTCTTTGTAAttgtttaattatgaaaatataaatgaaatcgtACAGTTTCATTTACCAAAACAGCAAGTATTGGAACCCCATCTCAAGAAACGCCAGCCAGTGATGAAACGACAGAAACAGAAGCACCTCCAGAAACAGATATATTACCGTAAGTATTCTTCATCATCgtctaatgtttgttttccatgctggcatgggttggacggtttgatatgGAGCTGGCAAGACCAGGAGCCACACTGGGTTCCATTGTACGTACATAGGGTaatgggtaaagacccctttcagtcatgaatgatcataggattgcacctagaaagtttctcccccaaggcacaagtccaggcaaggttgtttatggaagaccagcagttggtcttgcatactagcctcccctctccatgccaccgatgttatccaaaagaaaagcaaagaccaatacagcttggcaccagtgacattgcaattcatttctaaagttgagtgaactggagaaacatgaaataaagtgtcttgctcaagaacacaacacacagcccagtccgggaatcaaactcattacctcatgattgtgaacccaatactctaaccactgagccatgcaacaTGTTTTTAACACACCATGGGgctatgaagagattttatctcagacaattCCACAGCATCATGCCTTCTAATGGTgtttatacatttagtatgataaaCAGATGTCGATATGAATTTGCTTATTTCACTAAAGTCCTCAAAAACTAACAAATAAATTACTAACTCTTAATCTTGTACGTCTTGTTTTAAATCAAATGCAATCAATGGCAAAATTTGTTGTGTCTACTTTTGACTCTTAAAATAGCAAAACCAAATTATTTCTCAGGATTTGTAAACTTAAATTGgccttttggatttttttttttttttttttttttttttttttcttttttcagacacGTGAATATTGGATCAAATTACCAAGCAGAATTACCACATTTTACTAGTGAGTATTTCTAGCTCTTGTTATTGATTTaacactagttttttttttaatttttatcaacgGCCAATTTTGGAATTGTATGAAATCATAcaaaaatgtgaaattttgcaacgttttttttctgtttctatagAATTATTCTGAAATCAAATGCTTCAAACTCTtttgctttaaccctttcaatgCAAGGTTTTTATTTAACCTTTTCGTTatcatattcctgttgaaatacactggctTTGATtcaattagtttttaaaataacgaagaagttaataaaataactttgtcattattaaactggtgttttggaacataaacatgaaatttcGATGGAAGGGTTTAATTTGGAtcgctttaacccttttgttaccatatttctgtagaaatacatCCTCTTtgtgtcaattaattttgaaaacaatgcagaatttcttaaaataattattattctggttcttggagcataaattaacataaaattttgatgcaaggtttTGATTGAATCATATTAATTACATTGAATTAATTATACACCTGATAGCAGTCATTCCTCTCTAAGACTGtttacttatcatcatcattgtttaacgtccgttttccatgctagcatgggttggacattttgactgaggactggtgaaatcagatggctacaccaggctctaatctgatttggcagagtttctacagctggatgcccttcctaatgccaaccactccgagagtgtagtgggtgcttttacatgccaccggcacgaaggccagtctggtgatactggcaacagccacgctcaaaatggtgtattttatgtgccacctgcacaggagccagtccagcggcactggcaacaacctcgctcgaatgttttttcatgtgccagtattGTCAAATAAAACTGTTTCAACTGAGAATTCAATCAGCATCAAAGACTATTTGACTGAGAGTTTACCAAAACACCTTTATGGAACATgcataaaatcttttacaaaatCTGCAGTgttgaaatttgaaatacttcTTTAGAAGTTTGACATATGCAAATCTAATTCATGGATTTCCCCAGAAAATATATAATCCTAAACATTCTGTTTTGTTCAGGTAATCGATTTGAAGTTTCAATGTTGGAATCAAAAGAGGACCTTTTGTGGCATCCAAGAATACTGGATGATAAAAATGAAGAAGATggtaaaaattctaaatttataattttgaacaATCTAACCTTtcataatgtaataaataattttgccCATAGGAGGTAGTATTTTTATAA contains:
- the LOC106877586 gene encoding putative mediator of RNA polymerase II transcription subunit 26 isoform X4, translated to MQSIFRFLLARYEDALFGGNRVPAESASLRGAGATTAARGKIRMPKGQTVISRQAVQCQVCAKTLNNPSALAKHKLTHSDERKYVCHICSKAFKRQDHLNGHLVTHRAKKPYACHFEGCDKSYCDNRSLRRHLENHHNKQNHDVNNSSSSAAANPASAPAVASGNAGSGIANASTTSSSVSTQSTSNVPVSSIANQSMDFQGNNRGSDIFNDNTNNTSRIHYAPPPYNPSVTPEDSQQCVSTQPQYFQFDTTVQQVQQLQQQQQQQQRLQSQQKQQQQQQQQQPQQKQQAPPPQQQQQLQQQQQQQQQQQPQKQQQQQQPQTQQQQQQQQQQTQQQQASFQTSDNIQNWQQDHIYKVNQFMNQTVINTSQNTSQSSPRTDPEHSPGYLQQISPISPAPLPNQSTSPLQLSGQQRRSWYKPPNSNTVAKSNNDDESKPVKCNLCSKRFKNIPALNGHMRQHGGYFKKVKDTNSNNKDQKKVVIKHEPGQPSTISSELLQQKQQQQQQQQQQQQQQQQQQQQQQQQQQQQQQQQQQQQQQQQQLQQQQQQQQHSLQQQLQQQLQHKQLQKQLQQQQQQQQQKQQQQQLQQQQLQQLQQQQQQQQQQQLQQQQLQQQQQQLQQQQQQQQLQQQQLQTATIQALAQSFQQSAEQSRSTSEQATSSTAPVVSIFQARVTPQLCQTDNFGQSQHQLLQTQLFPALEQIHQLQQQQQNLQTLQIQQQQQQQQQQQQQQQQQQQQFQQQQQQQPQQQQQVQIQLTTTQEVNNKPQAQHQTSDFHNETIKQHLQHKEFQQTTSLHQSQQDAELTNASNLRTAATETHPSNGDALESNVSTVLSQATLPSRLAMVETFSAQSLTTQQPITSFIKENNIQSQLSYSQLYQFSNNTAATNTLSIAEEHIATTELNSGANSISLNFESNSAAEQKSRHEQQQQQQQQLEQQQQTLIQQQQQTLHQQQQQQTLQQQQQQLQLTQQQQQQQQQQSSQQQTQHSGFQSVRQVTMSSLKNENNNMEELSKHNINKDPYMFSSGNASLFSFPPGNTLPYDNTLPDDLSHRSGTAGQFQPIGCEDEKDKDRLLSELDGSTEMKSLSSILLSDSRSSLMDLASRALDLNQFNKNCDDHKLQRSKSEDHTFMRPQNRSEDVPYRPRSRNEDPVTSRWRNQPEEQLKSEGAGIFRNPNLGTSPVRTKRKHRPAPLIIPPYVSNSGFQSRLRSPRVRDGNEVRTLSPPPYTPPPMLSPVRSGPGLFCNIQTSYRPVSPRLSSNMSARLPILNRRISFTKTASIGTPSQETPASDETTETEAPPETDILPHVNIGSNYQAELPHFTSNRFEVSMLESKEDLLWHPRILDDKNEEDVQCYQNLASSSAVKGNGSNVEYAMHLLFIARGDIQNALLMLMGDVPKLPKNHPLMSFTYQENDDWTTEEIEAYNAALMKCDKDFFNIAKVVKSKSVKQCIQFYYLWKKVCPDEYKRLRTIRRKKESEAIYRLRNQQREESNTEVPDFKSNLKETVERTTENFEMENKNQINSSFRCDYPDCSLIFNSRQVLNNHMRIHGKTVSSNSTRVESVMTSTTSSQHTTANSATTNSAPTQTVPVIDYPCKLCGKVFAKIKSRCAHMKSHAEIVRKVAKLQAAPED
- the LOC106877586 gene encoding putative mediator of RNA polymerase II transcription subunit 26 isoform X5, with the protein product MKGGNRVPAESASLRGAGATTAARGKIRMPKGQTVISRQAVQCQVCAKTLNNPSALAKHKLTHSDERKYVCHICSKAFKRQDHLNGHLVTHRAKKPYACHFEGCDKSYCDNRSLRRHLENHHNKQNHDVNNSSSSAAANPASAPAVASGNAGSGIANASTTSSSVSTQSTSNVPVSSIANQSMDFQGNNRGSDIFNDNTNNTSRIHYAPPPYNPSVTPEDSQQCVSTQPQYFQFDTTVQQVQQLQQQQQQQQRLQSQQKQQQQQQQQQPQQKQQAPPPQQQQQLQQQQQQQQQQQPQKQQQQQQPQTQQQQQQQQQQTQQQQASFQTSDNIQNWQQDHIYKVNQFMNQTVINTSQNTSQSSPRTDPEHSPGYLQQISPISPAPLPNQSTSPLQLSGQQRRSWYKPPNSNTVAKSNNDDESKPVKCNLCSKRFKNIPALNGHMRQHGGYFKKVKDTNSNNKDQKKVVIKHEPGQPSTISSELLQQKQQQQQQQQQQQQQQQQQQQQQQQQQQQQQQQQQQQQQQQQQLQQQQQQQQHSLQQQLQQQLQHKQLQKQLQQQQQQQQQKQQQQQLQQQQLQQLQQQQQQQQQQQLQQQQLQQQQQQLQQQQQQQQLQQQQLQTATIQALAQSFQQSAEQSRSTSEQATSSTAPVVSIFQARVTPQLCQTDNFGQSQHQLLQTQLFPALEQIHQLQQQQQNLQTLQIQQQQQQQQQQQQQQQQQQQQFQQQQQQQPQQQQQVQIQLTTTQEVNNKPQAQHQTSDFHNETIKQHLQHKEFQQTTSLHQSQQDAELTNASNLRTAATETHPSNGDALESNVSTVLSQATLPSRLAMVETFSAQSLTTQQPITSFIKENNIQSQLSYSQLYQFSNNTAATNTLSIAEEHIATTELNSGANSISLNFESNSAAEQKSRHEQQQQQQQQLEQQQQTLIQQQQQTLHQQQQQQTLQQQQQQLQLTQQQQQQQQQQSSQQQTQHSGFQSVRQVTMSSLKNENNNMEELSKHNINKDPYMFSSGNASLFSFPPGNTLPYDNTLPDDLSHRSGTAGQFQPIGCEDEKDKDRLLSELDGSTEMKSLSSILLSDSRSSLMDLASRALDLNQFNKNCDDHKLQRSKSEDHTFMRPQNRSEDVPYRPRSRNEDPVTSRWRNQPEEQLKSEGAGIFRNPNLGTSPVRTKRKHRPAPLIIPPYVSNSGFQSRLRSPRVRDGNEVRTLSPPPYTPPPMLSPVRSGPGLFCNIQTSYRPVSPRLSSNMSARLPILNRRISFTKTASIGTPSQETPASDETTETEAPPETDILPHVNIGSNYQAELPHFTSNRFEVSMLESKEDLLWHPRILDDKNEEDVQCYQNLASSSAVKGNGSNVEYAMHLLFIARGDIQNALLMLMGDVPKLPKNHPLMSFTYQENDDWTTEEIEAYNAALMKCDKDFFNIAKVVKSKSVKQCIQFYYLWKKVCPDEYKRLRTIRRKKESEAIYRLRNQQREESNTEVPDFKSNLKETVERTTENFEMENKNQINSSFRCDYPDCSLIFNSRQVLNNHMRIHGKTVSSNSTRVESVMTSTTSSQHTTANSATTNSAPTQTVPVIDYPCKLCGKVFAKIKSRCAHMKSHAEIVRKVAKLQAAPED